From Anaerolineae bacterium:
GCAACGACGTTGTAGACGGCATTATCTATTTTGGCGTGACCACCGCGGATTTGGCGCGATTAGACAAATTTGAGGGAAGGTTGTACAAACGGGTAGAAGTTGAAGTAACTGGCGCGGATGGAGAGCAGGCGCCGGCATGGGTGTATGTTATTCGGGATGAGTTTAGGGAGCTATTGGATGGGCCGTGGTCAAAAACGGAGTTTGAGCAAGAAGGATTGGCGGAGTTTGAAGCAAGGTATGGAGGGTTTGAGGAGGGGTGACGATGAATGAACCGGCCGATTCTTATCTGCCGCAAACACCACGACGATTTCTCTATATCCGACGGGGCTATCTATGAAGATCACCTACGGTAGATTGTAACTATTGTTAATTCATGCCCAACTCGCTGGGATTTTAATCATTCAGCACTATCTCAAGGAGGTCAATTATGACACAGTTAGATTTGTTTAAGGGAGTAATACTGGTTTCTGTAGCCCAGGCACAACAAAGAACCTTGGCCGGAATCCCGCTCTGGGTTCTCTTTTTGGTGGCGGTGGTGGTGATCATTATTGCCGTTATCTGGTTTTTGTATGAAGAGAAACAAAAAAAATCTCAAGCAGAAACTGCCGCTCCGCCTGCCGCAGCCCAAACAGCCCCCCCGGACGACCTGAAAATCATTGAAGGCATTGGCCCCAAAATAGCCGGGGTCTTGCAGGCCGCCGGAATCACCACCCTGGCCCAACTGGCCCAAACCGACGTGGGCCGCTTGCGACAAATTTTAGATGAGGCCAATATGACCGCCCTGGCCAACCCCACTTCCTGGCCGGAACAGGCTCAATTGGCCGCGGCCGGCGATATGGCGGCGCTGCAAAAATTACAGGATGAACTCAAGGGCGGCCGGCGGGTTTAATTAAGGAGGTCAGTTTGACGCTTCAAGATCAACTGGTGCAATTTCTTGTTTCAGGCATTACGGTGGGCAGCATCTACGCCCTGATCGCCCTGGGCTTTGTGGTGATCCACAACGTTACCGGCATTGTCAACTTTGCCCAGGGCGAGTTTGCCGTGTACGGCGCGTTTATGGCCATTACCGTGTCGCAAAAAGTGAACCTGTTGAGCGGCAACGTGCGGTTCAACCTGGCGTGGCCCCTGCCGCTGGCCGCGCTGCTGGGCGTGGCGGCGGCGGTGGTGGTTGGCCTGCTGCTGTACCGGCTGGGCATCCAACCGGCGCGGAAAGCCTCGGCGCTGAGCATGATCATCATTACCATTGGCGCGGCCTTTGTGCTGCGCGGCGTGGCGTTGCTGATCTGGAGCACCGATCCCTACCGCCTGCCCGCCTTTACCCAGGGGCCGCCCCTCAAAATTTTGGGGGCCGTGCTCACCCGCCAGAGCGTATGGGTAATTGGGGTAACGGTGGTTTTGTTGGCGGCCCTCTACCTATTCTTCAACTACACCCTCATTGGCAAGGCCCTGCGCGCCTGCGCGGCCAATCCGGGCGCGGCGCGACTGATGGGCATCAACGCCACCCGCATGGCCCTGATCGCCTTTGGCCTGAGCGCGGCCACCAGCGCCATTGCCGGCATTGTTATCACCCCGGCCACCTTTATGACCTACGACCGGGGCCTGATCCTCTCGCTCAAGGGATTTGTGGCCGCCACCATGGGCGGGGTGTCCAGCCTGCCGGGCGCGGTGATCGGCGGGCTGTTGTTGGGCATTGTCGAAGCCTTTGCCGCCGGTTTGCTCTCGTCCGGCTATAAAGACGCGGTGGCTTTTGTGGTTTTGTTCATTGTATTGGCCATGCGGGCCGGCGGTTTGCTCAAGGGCCGGGCCGCGGCCGCCGAACAGGCCGGATTGTGAGGCGCGCATGTTGAACCGGATCCGCGCTCATCCAAACGCAACCGGCCTGGCCGCGTTGGCCGTAGCCCTGGCCCTGGTTCCCCTGGGCATCCAGAACAACTACATCTTGACCATCCTCATCTTCATTGCCGAATTCACCATGCTCACCATTGGCCTGTCGCTGCTTATGGGCTACGCCGGCCAGATCTCGCTGGGCCAGGCCACCTTTTTGGGCCTGGGGGCCTATACCACGGCCATCCTGTCAACCCACCTCAACATCCCTCCCTGGCTGGCCCTGGTGAGCGGCATTGGCCTGGCCGCCGGGCTGGCTTATCTCATTGGCATGCTGATCTTTCGGCTGCGGGGGCATTACCTGGCTATGGCCACCCTGGGCATGAACATTATCTTTTTTCTGGTCCTCACCCAAGAAGTGGAGTGGACCGGCGGGCCGTCCGGGTTCCATTGGGGAGTGCCGGATTTAAGCCTGGGGCCGCTGGTCTTATCCACCGATGTTCACTACTACTACCTGTTCTGGTTTTTTGCCCTGCTGGTCATAGCCCTGTCGCTCAACATTGTTAACTCGCGCGTGGGCCGGGCCATGCGCGCCCTGCACACCAGTGAGGTAGCCGCCGAAACCATAGGCATCAACACCAACGCCTACAAGCGCAAAGTTTTTGCCCTGAGCGCGGCGTATGGCGCCCTGGCCGGAGGGCTGCACGCCACCTATCTGGGTTTCATCAGCCCGTCGTCATTTGGCATTGGCATCTCCATTGAGTTGGTGGTAATGGCCGTAGCCGGGGGCCTGGCCAGCGTGTGGGGTGCCATCTTTGGGGCGGCCATTATTATTTTGATTGACCAGTACGTGGGCAATTTAATTGAAATCGTCATTCCCCAGGCCTCCGGCGAATACGAGATCATCGCCTTTGGCCTTATTTTGATGTTGATCATGATCTTTATGCCCGAAGGGCTGTTCACCGGCATGGTGAATCGCTGGCGTAAGTGGAAAGACTCCCGGGCCTCGGTTGGCGGTGAAATTTGAAGTAAGGAATAAAGGTATGGCGGAAAAACCGGTTTTGCTTGAAACCCGGCGCGTTTCTAAAAATTTTGGCGGTGTGGTGGCGATTCATAATGTGGATTTGACCGTGCGCGCGGGAGAAATCATGGCCCTCATTGGCCCCAACGGCGCGGGCAAAACCACCATGTTCAACCTCATTTCCGGCACGCACGCCCTGGACAAGGGTGAAATTCTCTTTGCCGGGCAGCGTATCTCCGGGCGGCCGCCCCACTGCATTGCCGCGGCCGGGGTGGTGCGGACATTCCAGAATTTGCAAATTTTTGGCAACATGACGGTGCTGGAAAACGTAATGGCCGGCTCCTACCTCCAGGGCCGCGCCGGCTTTTTAAAAGCGGCTTTGCGCTGGCCGGGCGTGGCCGCCGAAGAGTCCCGCCTGCAAGAACAGGCTATGGAATACCTGACCCTGGTGGGTTTAACCCGGCGGGCCAATCACCCGGCTGCCTCCCTGCCTTACGGCCAGCAGCGCCTGGTGGAAATTGCGCGGGCTTTGGCCGTGCAGCCCAAACTACTGCTGCTCGACGAGCCGGCCGCCGGGCTGACCCGCGTGGAAACCGATACCCTGAACGAACTCATTTACCGCATCCAATTGAGAGGCATTACGGTTTTGCTGGTGGAACACGACATGAATTTGGTAATGGGCGTGGCCGACCGGGTGGCGGTGTTGCATTACGCTCAAAAAATTGCCGAGGGCACGCCGTCTGAAATCCAGTGCAATCCAATGGTCATCCAGGCCTATTTGGGCCTGGAGTGGCAAAGCGCCATGTTACCCTCGGCCAGAAACAGGGAGAAAACCGATGCTTGAAATCCACAATATTTCCACCTACTACGGCCATATTCGCGCTTTGCACGAGGTTTGCCTGGAAGTGGGAGACGGCGAAATTGTATCGCTGATTGGGGGCAACGGCGCGGGCAAAACCACTTTGCTCAACAGCATTTCCGGCACTGTGCCGCCGCGCCAGGGAGCGATTTTAATGAACGGCCAAAATATTACCTGCCAGCCACCCGAGACCATTGTCGGCAGCGGCATCAGCCAGGTGCCGGAACGGCGCCAGGTGTTCGGCAACATGAGCGTGCGCGATAACCTGACCCTGGGCGCATACCGACGGCTGCAAAAACGCAGCGAACGCCAGGCGGTCAAACAAGATATGGAGTACGTTTTCAGCCTGTTTCCTCGTCTCAAGGAACGAGAGAAACAAGCGGCCGGCACCCTCTCCGGCGGCGAGCAGCAAATGCTGGCCATTGGCCGGGGTTTGATGGCCCAACCCAAAATGCTGCTGCTGGACGAACCCTCGCTGGGCCTGGCCCCCATTTTGGTGCAGGAAATTTTTCAGATCATCCAGCACTTGCGCCAGAACAATCACACCACCATTCTGCTGGTTGAACAAAACGCTCGCGCCGCCCTGGGCATTTCTGACCGGGGCTACGTGCTGGAAACGGGCCGGGTAGTGTTGAGCGGCACGGCTGAAGATTTGATGGCCAACGAGGAAGTTCAGCAAGCCTATTTAGGCCGGGGCAGCGAGTGCCTTTAAGTTTCTCCTGCCCCTCAGGGCGACGGTATCCAACCCTGCGAAACCGCATACGCAGCCAAAAGAGCCACGGTGTTGGTGAGCATGTGCATTAAAACGGCAGGCCAAATAGAGCCGGAGTATTGATACAAAAAGGCAAAAACCAGGCCCAGGATAAAAATGGGCAAAAATGAAGTGGGCACAAAATGGGCCAGGGCAAACAACCCCGCGCTGGCCAGGGCCGCTTTTTTCCAATCCCACCGGCGCAGCAGCCCCGTAAAAACAAAGCCTCTAAAAAAAACCTCTTCCACAAACGGGGCTACCACCGCCCCGCCAAACAGAAGCGCCAACGGGAACGAGGTATTGTCAAAAATCAGGTCAATATCCGGCTGAACCTGCAAATTAAATAAGGCCAGCACAGAGGCGTAGGCCAAGTTAAAAATCAACGATAACGCCATCAGGCCGCAACCGATCCCCACCGCTGCCGGGCGAAAGACCCCCAAGCCCAGCTTGACCCACCCAACCCCGTACTTGTGAACGGTAAAATACCACACCGGCAGCAGCAGCACAACCTCGCCAAAAACCACCACCAGGCCCAAATCCAGGGGCAAGGCGAATTTTTCCCACAGCAAACTACCGGCCAACAAAAACAACACCCAAAGAACAAATACCCCCAAGCCCCAAGTCACATCTCGCGGCGTCCAGGGGACGGAGGGGAGAGAAGAATATCCAGGTTTTGGTTCGCTAATATTGTTCATAGACTTCTGGCGCACTCAACAAGTGATACGTGAATAATACCACGCTTTAGCCCAAAATAAAAAGACCGGAATAATCCGGTATTCTTTGGACTTCATTCGCAGATTGGGCTATCTGTGGCTTTCAATTTACTGGCCAGCCAAAAACACTCTCTCGGTGATTTCGGCCCATAAATTCCCGTACGCCGTGGCCGCCGCCGAGCGGGGGGCAAAAACCGCCACCGGCTCTCGGGCCAGGCCCATGCGCTCGATCACGGATGAATAGGGGATAGGGTTTTGCAATACTCCCTGAAACTCTTCCGACATAGACGCCATTAATTCGCGGTGTAACTTTTTTCGCCGGTCAACCATTGAAAAAAAGGGATGAATTTTGCGGGGATTATAGTGGTGTTTTTTGCAAAAGGCCAGCAATTGCGCGTGGGTCCGTACCGATAGCGTGGTTGGAATCAGCGGCACAAAAACATAATCTACAGCGTTGATGATATTTACGGCCAGCAGGTTGATGGTAGAGGGAGAGTCCAGGATGATAAAGTCGTATTCATCCTGCAATGGTTCCAGGATTTTTTCCAGCCGGTGTTTAGAACGTTTTAGATGATCAAAGGTTATATCCAGTTTACGATGGCTCAAATCGGCCGGGAGCAAATCCAGGTTTTGATAATCGGTGCCTTTGATGCTGTTTTCTATTTGCCGACCTACTTTGGTGAAACCCCTGGCTTTGGCCTTTAGTTTAGGCTTGATCCGGAAATAGTAGGTAGCCGAGCTTTGCGGATCGAGATCGCAGATCAGGGTCCTGGCCCCGGCTTGAGCGGCCAGATAGGACAAGTTGACGGCAGCCGCGGTTTTGCCCACTCCCCCTTTGTTGCTATAAATGGCCAGGGTCTTCATTCAGCTACCTCTTTCTTTTCCGGCGCAAACAGCTTTTGGAACAGCGCCCGGTTTGAGGCTGAGGCAAAGGCAGTGAAGGTTTTGGCAAATTCACCTTTGACCCTTTGGCGCTGTTGGTCAAGGCTGCCGATCAAACCGCCAACGGCTAACAGCGTTTTGCGGGCGGACGGGCCGTTTAGGGGTAATTCTTCAACAACATTAAGCAGGTATTGTTCCTGAACGCACAGGTCGTTGAAGTGGCCCAGGTTATCTTGCAGCCGTTTTAACTGTTTGAGCAAGGTTTCGATCTCGTCTGCGGGGAATAGACCGGCAAAAAACTCCAGCAGGTATCGCAGTTTTTTGCCCTCAATGCGCAGGGCGTGAAGTTGCTCGTCGGCGGTGTTCTCCAGGATTTGCCGGCCTGATTTAACAATCCGCCGGTAGCGTTTGTAGATCCGGTCTTGGGCCAATTGGATGATGGGCAAGGCCGCGTTGCCGGCGCTGGGCGAATCTAGGGGCGGTTCGGCCAAAAATGCTTCCCAATCGTGCAGAACGCGGGCATATTCCGGCGCGTTCAAGCCGGCGACAACTTTTTGCCGGGCCTCGGCGCGTTTTTCTCGCAGGTAGTTGAACAAGGGGGTTATGCTGTTACGCAAAATATCGGGAAGCATGGCCCGGTACGTGTCTTCAGCCAGCAGGTAAACGTCCAAATCCCGCAGGTCGTTAGAAAGCCGGCCGATGCGGGCAAAATCCTGCTTAAAACGATCCGTTGTTTCGGCCGGAAAAACGTTTTTGATCTGGCTGAGGGCGGAACGGGTGCGCCGCACCGCTACCCGGAAATCGTGCAAAAATTCCGGGTCAACGTCTTTTTTAACGTAGGGTTCGTTGCGCTTCATCACGTTCAAAAGAAAGCGCAAGATAACTTTAGTTGCTTCATCGGCCCGCAATTGCGGATCAAGCCGGATATTCAATTTAGCCGAATAATCGCCCGGCTGGCGGCCCACGGCTTCCAACGCCAGCAAATAGGCGTCTTTTTCGGCGGGGGAGCACCCTATTATTTGGAGGTGATTGGCTACCTGCTGTAGCTCTTTGGGATAGCCTCGCACCGGCTTCACCCATACTTGCCCCGCTGCCTCTTTGCCGCCGGCAGGTTTAATTTCCTCAAAAACCAACCAGGCCACGGTTTTTTCATCCTGGTTCAAAATGCGATATGGCGTCGAATGCGTTTGTATTTCAACAAGCAGCAATAACGCTCGCATTTCCAAGATGGGTGCCAGTTGCTCTTTTAATTGACTATCAGGAAAATCTTTAA
This genomic window contains:
- a CDS encoding gamma-glutamylcyclotransferase; this encodes MNVFTYGSLMYHRVWSRVVAATYPQKSGAVYGFQRLRVKNEPYPGLIKGNDVVDGIIYFGVTTADLARLDKFEGRLYKRVEVEVTGADGEQAPAWVYVIRDEFRELLDGPWSKTEFEQEGLAEFEARYGGFEEG
- a CDS encoding DUF4332 domain-containing protein, with translation MTQLDLFKGVILVSVAQAQQRTLAGIPLWVLFLVAVVVIIIAVIWFLYEEKQKKSQAETAAPPAAAQTAPPDDLKIIEGIGPKIAGVLQAAGITTLAQLAQTDVGRLRQILDEANMTALANPTSWPEQAQLAAAGDMAALQKLQDELKGGRRV
- a CDS encoding branched-chain amino acid ABC transporter permease, with product MTLQDQLVQFLVSGITVGSIYALIALGFVVIHNVTGIVNFAQGEFAVYGAFMAITVSQKVNLLSGNVRFNLAWPLPLAALLGVAAAVVVGLLLYRLGIQPARKASALSMIIITIGAAFVLRGVALLIWSTDPYRLPAFTQGPPLKILGAVLTRQSVWVIGVTVVLLAALYLFFNYTLIGKALRACAANPGAARLMGINATRMALIAFGLSAATSAIAGIVITPATFMTYDRGLILSLKGFVAATMGGVSSLPGAVIGGLLLGIVEAFAAGLLSSGYKDAVAFVVLFIVLAMRAGGLLKGRAAAAEQAGL
- a CDS encoding branched-chain amino acid ABC transporter permease, which encodes MLNRIRAHPNATGLAALAVALALVPLGIQNNYILTILIFIAEFTMLTIGLSLLMGYAGQISLGQATFLGLGAYTTAILSTHLNIPPWLALVSGIGLAAGLAYLIGMLIFRLRGHYLAMATLGMNIIFFLVLTQEVEWTGGPSGFHWGVPDLSLGPLVLSTDVHYYYLFWFFALLVIALSLNIVNSRVGRAMRALHTSEVAAETIGINTNAYKRKVFALSAAYGALAGGLHATYLGFISPSSFGIGISIELVVMAVAGGLASVWGAIFGAAIIILIDQYVGNLIEIVIPQASGEYEIIAFGLILMLIMIFMPEGLFTGMVNRWRKWKDSRASVGGEI
- a CDS encoding ABC transporter ATP-binding protein — translated: MAEKPVLLETRRVSKNFGGVVAIHNVDLTVRAGEIMALIGPNGAGKTTMFNLISGTHALDKGEILFAGQRISGRPPHCIAAAGVVRTFQNLQIFGNMTVLENVMAGSYLQGRAGFLKAALRWPGVAAEESRLQEQAMEYLTLVGLTRRANHPAASLPYGQQRLVEIARALAVQPKLLLLDEPAAGLTRVETDTLNELIYRIQLRGITVLLVEHDMNLVMGVADRVAVLHYAQKIAEGTPSEIQCNPMVIQAYLGLEWQSAMLPSARNREKTDA
- a CDS encoding ABC transporter ATP-binding protein codes for the protein MLEIHNISTYYGHIRALHEVCLEVGDGEIVSLIGGNGAGKTTLLNSISGTVPPRQGAILMNGQNITCQPPETIVGSGISQVPERRQVFGNMSVRDNLTLGAYRRLQKRSERQAVKQDMEYVFSLFPRLKEREKQAAGTLSGGEQQMLAIGRGLMAQPKMLLLDEPSLGLAPILVQEIFQIIQHLRQNNHTTILLVEQNARAALGISDRGYVLETGRVVLSGTAEDLMANEEVQQAYLGRGSECL
- a CDS encoding CPBP family intramembrane metalloprotease — encoded protein: MNNISEPKPGYSSLPSVPWTPRDVTWGLGVFVLWVLFLLAGSLLWEKFALPLDLGLVVVFGEVVLLLPVWYFTVHKYGVGWVKLGLGVFRPAAVGIGCGLMALSLIFNLAYASVLALFNLQVQPDIDLIFDNTSFPLALLFGGAVVAPFVEEVFFRGFVFTGLLRRWDWKKAALASAGLFALAHFVPTSFLPIFILGLVFAFLYQYSGSIWPAVLMHMLTNTVALLAAYAVSQGWIPSP
- a CDS encoding AAA family ATPase, whose translation is MKTLAIYSNKGGVGKTAAAVNLSYLAAQAGARTLICDLDPQSSATYYFRIKPKLKAKARGFTKVGRQIENSIKGTDYQNLDLLPADLSHRKLDITFDHLKRSKHRLEKILEPLQDEYDFIILDSPSTINLLAVNIINAVDYVFVPLIPTTLSVRTHAQLLAFCKKHHYNPRKIHPFFSMVDRRKKLHRELMASMSEEFQGVLQNPIPYSSVIERMGLAREPVAVFAPRSAAATAYGNLWAEITERVFLAGQ
- a CDS encoding CHAD domain-containing protein, whose product is MDNLKFNLPHGYGVQQLVDELAGHYPVKKEEPLAEKLAFYDTFDWRLYQAGLMLSESAGELCLSQLATHQILQRQKITPLPVFVKDFPDSQLKEQLAPILEMRALLLLVEIQTHSTPYRILNQDEKTVAWLVFEEIKPAGGKEAAGQVWVKPVRGYPKELQQVANHLQIIGCSPAEKDAYLLALEAVGRQPGDYSAKLNIRLDPQLRADEATKVILRFLLNVMKRNEPYVKKDVDPEFLHDFRVAVRRTRSALSQIKNVFPAETTDRFKQDFARIGRLSNDLRDLDVYLLAEDTYRAMLPDILRNSITPLFNYLREKRAEARQKVVAGLNAPEYARVLHDWEAFLAEPPLDSPSAGNAALPIIQLAQDRIYKRYRRIVKSGRQILENTADEQLHALRIEGKKLRYLLEFFAGLFPADEIETLLKQLKRLQDNLGHFNDLCVQEQYLLNVVEELPLNGPSARKTLLAVGGLIGSLDQQRQRVKGEFAKTFTAFASASNRALFQKLFAPEKKEVAE